CCGAAAACCTTTGACCATTAGAAACTTATCTCCCAAAATTATTCATACATTGTGATCGCTCACATCGCATCACCGTTCAGATCATGCCACCATCTTGACTACTTCTGGGCCAAAATTGCTCCCTTGGGCATCATTTCCTATTCACTTTTAGCAAACTGAGCTAGATTTAATAGCAACCAGGGTAGCGGCGGTCAACACCGATGGCTCCGTAGGTCACCACTTCGGAACATTTTCCTATGCTGAATTTCCTCCAAAATATTTTCAAACCCAAACAAAAAGGGATTGGCATCGAGATCTCCACGGAAAAATTGAACATTGTCCAGCTTAAAAAACAGGGGCAAATCTACAAACTTTCCACCTACATTAGCGAGCCCATCCCCGAGGGCGTTTTCGAGGAAGGCAAAATTGTTGATGTGCCAGCCCTGGCTGAATTGATCCAAAGCACCCTTGCCAGTAACAACATCAGTGCAAAACAGGTAACGGCGGCAGTACCCATGCGGGAAGCGATTATTCGTCTCATTCCGATCCCCGCAGAACTCGATGAAGCAGAACTGCGAGACATGGTGCTCAATCACGAAGCCAGTCTTTATCTCCCCTACCCCCGTGAAGAAGTAGATCTGGATTACCAAAAATTAGGCTTTTTTCAGGATGAGGATGGCATCGATAAGGTGCAAGTGCTCCTTGTGGCAACCCGACGAGAAGTGACAGATACCTATGTGGAAACCATTGTTCAGGCTGGCCTCGAAATCAACATTCTCGAAATAAATAGTTTTGCTCTCCTGCGGACAATCCGCGAGCAGCTCCGGCAATTCAGCTCCCAGGAAGCGGTGGTCTTGGTAGATATTGAATTCGACTGTACTGAAATTGCGATCGTCGTTGACGGGGTGCCTCAGTTTTCTCGGACGGTGCAGATCGGTGCTTCCCAACTACAAAATGCCCTCTCTCGGGCGATGAATTTACCCGCTCCCCGCGATATCGAGTTGCTCCAGGGGATGACGATCCCGAATACCCCCATGGAAGGGGCGCGTACAGGGGCAACGGGAATTAATCCAGGCATGGCAGCGCTATTACGGGTATTGGGGGAACTGGCCGATGAGTTACGCCGCTCCATTGATTTTTATCTCAACCAGAGTAATGAATTGGAGGTGGCCCAGTTAATGCTGGCGGGGCCTGGCGGTGGAATTAGTCAGTTAGATGAATTTTTCACCCAGCGCTTGAGTATTCCGACGATTCAGATTGATCCGTTTGAGGCGTTGTCAATCGAGGTGGATCAAGAAATTTCTCAGGTGCAGCGTCCGGCCCTGGGTACGGTACTGGGTTTGGGATTACGGGAGGTATAGGCGATGTACGGCTTAGATATTAATTTTCTAAAAGACCGGGGTTT
The nucleotide sequence above comes from [Synechococcus] sp. NIES-970. Encoded proteins:
- the pilM gene encoding type IV pilus assembly protein PilM; the protein is MLNFLQNIFKPKQKGIGIEISTEKLNIVQLKKQGQIYKLSTYISEPIPEGVFEEGKIVDVPALAELIQSTLASNNISAKQVTAAVPMREAIIRLIPIPAELDEAELRDMVLNHEASLYLPYPREEVDLDYQKLGFFQDEDGIDKVQVLLVATRREVTDTYVETIVQAGLEINILEINSFALLRTIREQLRQFSSQEAVVLVDIEFDCTEIAIVVDGVPQFSRTVQIGASQLQNALSRAMNLPAPRDIELLQGMTIPNTPMEGARTGATGINPGMAALLRVLGELADELRRSIDFYLNQSNELEVAQLMLAGPGGGISQLDEFFTQRLSIPTIQIDPFEALSIEVDQEISQVQRPALGTVLGLGLREV